A single window of Onychostoma macrolepis isolate SWU-2019 chromosome 16, ASM1243209v1, whole genome shotgun sequence DNA harbors:
- the LOC131522406 gene encoding sperm acrosome membrane-associated protein 4-like: MALSTFKTHLNMRGTIFTAFVMVLSLFCLGQALECFRCDLGFWDVCFTTKTNCSDDELCYVGIGKAASVLDIKVMGCLPVEECNKTTDVEFPANKTFYTLNTTCCEEDFCNAGPSIQLSLAPLLLPILLIAEMMGVF, from the exons ATGGCCTTATCTACTTTTAAAACTCACTTAAACATGAGAGGAACTATTTTTACTGCCTTTGTGATGGTGctgtctttgttttgtttgg GACAAGCACTTGAGTGCTTTCGGTGTGATCTTGGATTCTGGGATGTGTGTTTCACTACCAAGACAAACTGCAGTGATGATGAGTTGTGTTATGTGGGAATTGGTAAAGCAG CTTCTGTCCTGGATATAAAGGTGATGGGTTGTCTTCCTGTGGAGGAGTGCAACAAGACAACAGATGTAGAGTTTCCTGCCAATAAGACCTTCTACACCTTGAACACCACCTGTTGTGAGGAAGACTTCTGCAACGCTGGCCCTTCCATTCAGTTGTCCCTTGCTCCTCTTTTGCTTCCCATACTACTTATTGCAGAGATGATGGGTGTGTTTTGA